One Glycine soja cultivar W05 chromosome 7, ASM419377v2, whole genome shotgun sequence genomic window, AAACTTGCTACTACGCAAACCATGGCCAAGTCCCTCCATCGCCGCTACCTCTCCGAACCCTTCCAAGAACCATCGCAACCAGAGGCGGGCTCTCCCACTTCCCTTGGCTTCAAGAACACTCATCTGTCAAGAACCACACGCGGAAGAGGTTGGGTTTCGTCACGTTCCGTGCTTcatctaaaataatttcttcattttatttatttttaaataaaaaaatattagggtATTGTGTTCATGTAGCTAGGAGAAGCCAGAAGAAGGAGAGTGGCGAGGGTGGATTGAAGTTGGAAGCGGAGAAAGACAATGGATTGGATAACTGTGCTCCGTCTGTGAGATACATTGTTCGTAGGCTCATTCGCGATGGATGTTCGAGAGGCACCGCAATGCCAAAATCGTATATTGTTCCGTTGTTTGCTGTGCAAGCACCTGTAGATGTCGTTTCCTGGATCAAGTATGTCGTTCTTATGTTTTGCTTTCTTGTTCAATTTGTATGCTGAAACTGAATTacttatttaacaattattttatttgttcaacAAGATTTTGTAGAGTGTTATTCTTCTTAATTATCcttttttgctattttttttacaccAATTGGATGTAGAGGTAGATATGGTGAGTGGACAACATTCTTGGCACTTCTGATTCGTGCATTCTTCTATATTCCTGGTATGTTCTCTTATTCATCACGTTAAATTTAGGAAATATTGAAGgagaaacaatttatacaataGATCTAAAAGTGTAAAACACACCTTTTATAGCCGTCAATGAAGTTGGTGTAAATCAAAGCATTTTTCTAGGAACATGAGAAgtatattttgtataaattgtgaaACATGAGAAATAAATTCCATCTTTTTGGGACTTTGGGTTGTCGCCTTTTTTactgttttcaaaaaataaaataaaatgcttcAACATCTTTCTTCGTCAGGTATACAAAAAAAGGTGTTGTGATTTCATTATTGATGGCGGTGTATCTGGCTTTCCAGCATGTCATTTGTATCACTGTTGTATCTTTGTTGCTTCTAATATGAGTTGGCTTTGAAATGATGTACACTAATTGTAAATAAGAACACTAATTGGATACTCAGTCTTGCACTTTTCACTTGTTAATTCAAATAATGAAGTTGAAATCAATATTTGGTATTTGTCATAGAAATTGATTTTAGAACATGATGTTCTTTATACCATAGTTA contains:
- the LOC114417817 gene encoding uncharacterized protein LOC114417817 — its product is MAKSLHRRYLSEPFQEPSQPEAGSPTSLGFKNTHLSRTTRGRARRSQKKESGEGGLKLEAEKDNGLDNCAPSVRYIVRRLIRDGCSRGTAMPKSYIVPLFAVQAPVDVVSWIKGRYGEWTTFLALLIRAFFYIPEAVW